In the Nilaparvata lugens isolate BPH chromosome 9, ASM1435652v1, whole genome shotgun sequence genome, one interval contains:
- the LOC120353085 gene encoding uncharacterized protein LOC120353085: MGFRKRLCNDQPFICYGKFVRCTQYTIMVLSFNELMDSCFNIFFIMKVRNPKVIMTHASAFIFNNIFLLLSYYSGQQISNQNEILRRYLAELPWINKPKWFKQSMLIMMSRANVDTQIKLYGIFYLNLTSYKDLLKAAFSFANILYTYKVARGEQ, from the exons ATGTTATGGAAAATTCGTCAGATGTACACAATATACGATAATGGTATtgagttttaatgaattgatggaCTCCTGCTTTAATATCTTCTTCATAATGAAG gtgaGGAATCCAAAAGTCATCATGACTCATGCATCAGCATTCATCTTCAACAACATATTTCTCCTTCTTAGCTATTATAGTGGTCAGCAAATTAGCAACCAG AATGAAATATTGCGAAGATATCTGGCAGAGCTTCCATGGATCAACAAGCCAAAGTGGTTCAAGCAGAGCATGCTAATTATGATGAGTCGAGCTAATGTTGATACTCAGATCAAACTATATGGAATCTTCTACCTGAACCTCACATCGTACAAAGAT TTGTTGAAAGCTGCTTTCTCCTTTGCGAACATTCTCTACACTTACAAAGTGGCACGAGGAGAACAATAA